The DNA region aatagtttgaaaGTAAAGTATCAGAATCTTCAGAATTAAAATAGTCTttgattaaaatttcattaaatcaCACCACTTCTTTTCAAGCAAAATTTGTGTTAAAAAATTGTCATTGATTTtgtagaaaataaagtttgttgtattatagaatttgtttttcttaatattttattaaaacaattgGACTGACTTCTTAGAACCAGATTTTGTTATTaaatgtcccttttttttttatcaaaagcAAAATTTCTTGTTCATTGctagttaattttttctttttgtgagtaGTAAGAGGTAACTAATCAAATGATAGAATAACTAGTATGTCTAcattgaaatattaattttaaatttttttgagaaGACTGACTGGTCACATCTCAGCCActtcctgaaaaaaaataaatgtagaattggttagatttcattttttcatggCTAATTGCCTCTACATTGCTTATGAATTTCAACTTAAATTCTTTAGAAGATTAACAGATTGAAATGTAAGATCACTTTTCGGTgatgtattactttaaaaaacttctttcccttttcccccaTTCTCTAacatttttctcccattccatgttCCTGTCACTTTATGTTCCATATTTTTGGTGCTTTCATATCTGTGTTCCTATGAcacttttctctacttttcttaAATCAGGTTTATGgtaatatctctaattttttgctATTTCTTCATATTCTGTATTGTTAAACCTGACGCTTTATACTTGATAAATCTTCCaatgatatttgaaaatatttgtcttCTATATTGAAACCAAACAGTTTTTTGTTTCTGGTCTATTTGAAAACTCGATACTCAAAGTTATGAAAGTTAGAAAAAATAAGTACTGCATCCActgtaaaatgtgtgtgtgttagttacagACTTGGTCTTATAAATTCTTATTTCTGCCATTTCTAGGGAGGAGAAGAgaagcattttaaattattttatcataattatCATTTGATTCAGTTAATAGGAAACAGCTGTAGGTTAGCCtgtcttgtatatatatatatagtgagttCTAGAAAGAGTCCTTTATGGTTAACTAGGCCTCCAATCCTAACTTATAGCTGCAGTCACTCTATAACAAAGACAAACTGAAGTTTGAATTACCTTGTAATTAATTAGGAATAGAGTCTctgaggtggggaaggggagtgtGCAGCATGAGAAGTATCATTGTTTTAAGAAGTAGTTAAATGTTTAGGAGagtttttttctgaagaaattttATTCAAGAGCAACAAAAGTTTAgttgtttttccttcatttttcacaTCACCAATAACTCATAATTGGGAGCTTCTGTTATATTTTGAGTATTCACTGAATAAAATTAATGTGTTGTAGAATATTTATTGCCAGCATACCATCTCTGCTGATGTATTCACATATATTTGTGAATATTGGTTTTTATATTTGTGGATAATGatattttatactaaaataaGAATGATTAAGGAATCTCTTTTTATTTGATTTAGTCTACCTAAATCTTAGCATATATTTTGCAAATAGCATGATAGTGAAATTTGATCAATAAGATATGATTATTAATTTATAACACATTGCCTTCAAATGGTTAAGTATAGATTCTATAGTATATTGCATAAtgccatgtatttttttttatttcctcttttaggCTAAATGCTCATTTTGAAGTAAATCCAGATTGTTCTGTCTCTCGAGCAGAAATGTATTCTGAGTACCTATCAACTTGCAGTAAATTGGCTCGTGGTGGAATCCTAACATCAACTGGATTTTATAAATGTCTTAGGTaggatttatatttctttaatttacatACCCCTTCCTCTGTTGAGAACATAACAACtatctgtgctgtgtttagttactcagtcatgtccaactcaacggaaccctatggactgtaagcctgccaggctcctctgtccatggggattctccaggcaagaatactggagtgggttgccatgccctcctgcagggaatcttcccaaccgagggactgaatctaggtcttctgcattgcaggcagattctctactgtctgagccaccaaggaagcccaagaatactggagtgggtagactatcccttctcaaggggaactTTTGACCCAGGttttgaactggggtctctggcattgcaggtggattctttaccagctgagctacctaggaagaTGTACCAACTATCTACCTAGTCTTGAATATCTCCACTACTTAAAGTTTTGTATGGTTAGATTGTAATGTGGTGGAAGTTTAAATTGAAGGGAATTTTGATATCAAACATGGTGTTTGTGTTTAAACATTCTGAGGtttatcaaagaaagaaaagggagaaattaaGTGTACGCTTTTCCTGCTGTTTATATGTGTTAAAGACATAGCGTTCGCCCTTTAAAATCTTGAATAATAGTCTGTGACTGAGCTCTGTCTTCAAACATCATGActttttgatattttgcaaaGTTCATAAACTAGGCATTGACTTGATGTAGCTTTTTTATTAATTACATATGTAGTAGAATTGTTTTAAACCCTACaatgttaataataattatttttgaaattggaGAATTGATCttttacattaatatttaattctttgtttCCCATCCTTGTAGAATATATGATTCATATTGGTTCATATATAAGTAGCAGTGAATATACTGTTGCTGTTCGTGTAAACATTGTTAGAATTTAGTGTTTTTTGTTAATGTGCTAGTTATTAAAATTGAATGTGTGTGTACTTTACAGAACAGTCTTTCCAAATCATACAGTGAAGAGAGTGGAGGATTCCAGTAACAATGGGCAGGCGCATATTCATGTAGTAGGAGTAAAACGTAGGGCTATCCCACTTCCCATTCAGATGTACTATCAGCAGCAACCTGTTTCTACTCCCGTTGTTCGTGTTGATTCTGTACCTGATGTATCTCCAAGTCCTTCACCCGCAGGTATTTTTATTGTGATTAAATATTACCAATTTAATAAGAAGGCTAAATGAAAACATGTATTATATGCATTCAAGATGTATAACTTGTCCTTGTTTTTCAGTagcattttatttcttgttctatTATTTTATCATATAGTGCAAAGTTGTTAATTTCTTAAAACTGTTTTCTCttgaaattaagtaaaataatttctGCATGCTGCTTTTCAGTCATTTCAGTgtgaattttaacttttcctcataATTTCAGGAATCCCTCATGGACCACAAACTGTAGGAAACCATTTTCAGAGGACTCCTGTTACCAACCAGTCTTCAAGTTTGACTGCAACACAAATGTCTTTTCCAGTACAAGGTGTTCATACTGTGGCACAGACTGTTTCAAGAATTCCACCAAATCCTTCGATTCATACCCACCAGCAGCAAAATGCTCCGGTGACCGTCATTCAAAATAAAGCTCCGATTCCTTGTGAAGTCGTTAAGGCTACAGTAATCCAGAACTCTATACCCCAGACAGCAGTTCCTGTTAGTATTGCTGTGGGAGGAGGAGCTGCACAGAGTTCTGTGGTTCAGAATCATAGTACAGGGCCACAGCCTGTTACAGTTGTAAATTCCCAGATGCTTCACCATCCATCAGTAATTCCACAGCAGTCTCCATTACACACAGTGGTACCGGGGCAGATACCTTCTGGCACTCCTGTTACAGTGATTCAGCAAGCTGTCCCACAGAGTCATATATTTGGCAGAGTTCAGAACATACCAGCATGTACTTCTACAGTTTCACAGGGTCAACAGTTAATCACCACATCACCCCAACCTGTACAAACTTCATCTCAGCAAACATCAGCTGGTAGCCAGCCACAGGACACTGTTATCATAGCACCCCCACAGTATGTAACGACTTCTACATCCAATATTGTCTCAGCAACTTCAGTACAGAATTTTCAGGTAGCTACAGGACAAATGGTTACCATTGCTGGTGTCCCAAGTCCACAACCCTCAAGGGTAGGGTTTCAAAACATTGCACCAAAACCTCTCCCTTCTCAGCAAGTTTCATCAACAGTGGTACAACAGCCTATTCAACAGCCACAGCAGCCAACCCAACAAAGTGTAGTGATTGTAAGCCAGCCAGCTCAACAAGGTCAAACTTATGCACCAGCCATTCACCAAATTGTTCTTGCTAATCCAGCAGCTCTTCCAGCTGGCCAGGCAGTTCAGCTAACTGGACAACCAAACATTACTCCATCTTCCTCACCATCACCTGTCCCACCTACTACTAACCAGGTCCCTACTGCCATGTCATCTTCTTCCACACCTCAACCACAGGGACCGCCTCCTACTGTCAGTCAAATGCTGTCTGTGAAaaggcagcaacagcagcagcattcaccAGCACCTCCACAACAGGTACAAGTACAAGTTCAGCAGCCACAACAAGTACAGATGCAAGTTCAACCACAGCAAACAAATGCAGGAGTTGGTCAGCCTGCTTCTGGTGAGTCGAGTCTGATAAAACAGTTGCTGCTTCCAAAGCGTGGTCCTTCAACTCCCGGTGGTAAGCTTATTCTCCCAGCTCCACAGATTCCTCCCCCAAATAATGCAAGAGCTCCTAGTCCTCAGGTGGTGTACCAGGTGGCCAATAACCAAGCAGCAGGTTTTGGAGTGCAAGGGCAAACTCCAGCTCAGCAGCTATTGGTTGGGCAGCAAAATGTTCAGTTGGTCCAAAGTGCAATGCCACCCACTGGGGGAGTGCAAACCGTGCCCATCTCGAACTTACAAATATTGCCAGGCCCGCTGATCTCAAATAGCCCAGCAACCATTTTCCAAGGGACTTCTGGCAACCAGGTAACCATAACAGTTGTGCCAAATACAAGTTTTGCAACTGCAACTGTGAGTCAGGGAAATACAACTCAGCTCATTGCTCCAGCAGGAATTACCATGAGCGGGACCCAGGCAGGAGTTGGACTTCAGGTGCAAACGCTTCCAGCCACTCAAGCATCTCCAGCTGGACAATCATCTTGTACTACTGCTACTCCCCCATTCAAAGGTGATAAAATAATTTGCcaaaaggaggaggaagcaaAAGAAGCAACAGGTTTACATGTTCATGAACGTAAAATTGAAGTCATGGAGAACCCGTCCTGCAGACGAGGAACCACAAACACCAGCAATGGGgatacaaaggaaaatgaaatgcagGTGGGAAGTCttctaaatgggagaaaatacagtGACTCAAGTCTACCTCCTTCAAACTCAGGGAAAATTCAAAGTGAGGCTAATCAGTGCTCACTAATCAGTAATGGGCCATCGTTAGAATTAGGTGAGAATGGAGCATCTGGAAAACAGAACTCAGAACAAATGGACATGCAGGATATTAAAAGTGATTTGAAAAAACCTCTAGTTAATGGAATCTGTGATTTTGATAAAGGAGATGGTTCTCATTTAAGCAAAAACATTCCAAATCACAAAACTTCCAATCATGTAGGAAATGGTGAGATATCTCCAATGGAACCACAAGGGACTTTAGATGCCACTCAGCAAGATACTGCCAAAGGTGATCAACTAGAAAGAACTTCTAATGGACCTATATTAACTTTGGGTGTTTCACCATCTGTGAGCAGTATACAGGAGGCCTCAAATGTGGCAACACAGCAGTTTAGTGGTACTGATTTGCCTAATGGACCTCTAGCTTCAAGTTTGAATTCAGATGTGCCTCAGCAACGCCCAAGTGTAGTTGTCTCACCACATTCTGCAACCTCTGTTATACAGGGGCATCAAATCGTAGCCGTTCCCCACTCAGGATCAAGAGTGTCCCATTCTCCTGCCCTGTTGTCTGACGTTCGGTCTACAAATGGCACAGCAGAA from Bos mutus isolate GX-2022 chromosome 5, NWIPB_WYAK_1.1, whole genome shotgun sequence includes:
- the ARID2 gene encoding AT-rich interactive domain-containing protein 2, with translation MANSTGKAPPDERRKGLAFLDELRQFHHSRGSPFKKIPAVGGKELDLHGLYTRVTTLGGFAKVSEKNQWGEIVEEFNFPRSCSNAAFALKQYYLRYLEKYEKVHHFGEDDDEVPPGNPKPQLPIGAIPSSYNYQQHSVSDYLRQSYGLSMDFNSPNDYNKLVLSLLSGLPNEVDFAINVCTLLSNESKHVMQLEKDPKIITLLLANAGVFDDTLGSFSTVFGEEWKEKTDRDFVKFWKDIVDDNEVRDLISDRNKSHEGTSGEWIWESLFHPPRKLGINDIEGQRVLQIAVILRNLSFEEGNVKLLAANRTCLRFLLLSAHSHFISLRQLGLDTLGNIAAELLLDPVDFKTTHLMFHTVTKCLMSRDRFLKMRGMEILGNLCKAEDNGVLICEYVDQDSYREIICHLTLPDVLLVISTLEVLYMLTEMGDVACTKIAKVEKSIDMLVCLVSMDIQMFGPDALAAVKLVEHPSSSHQVLSEIRPQAIEQVQTQTHVASAPASRAVVAQHVAPPPGIVEIDSEKFACQWLNAHFEVNPDCSVSRAEMYSEYLSTCSKLARGGILTSTGFYKCLRTVFPNHTVKRVEDSSNNGQAHIHVVGVKRRAIPLPIQMYYQQQPVSTPVVRVDSVPDVSPSPSPAGIPHGPQTVGNHFQRTPVTNQSSSLTATQMSFPVQGVHTVAQTVSRIPPNPSIHTHQQQNAPVTVIQNKAPIPCEVVKATVIQNSIPQTAVPVSIAVGGGAAQSSVVQNHSTGPQPVTVVNSQMLHHPSVIPQQSPLHTVVPGQIPSGTPVTVIQQAVPQSHIFGRVQNIPACTSTVSQGQQLITTSPQPVQTSSQQTSAGSQPQDTVIIAPPQYVTTSTSNIVSATSVQNFQVATGQMVTIAGVPSPQPSRVGFQNIAPKPLPSQQVSSTVVQQPIQQPQQPTQQSVVIVSQPAQQGQTYAPAIHQIVLANPAALPAGQAVQLTGQPNITPSSSPSPVPPTTNQVPTAMSSSSTPQPQGPPPTVSQMLSVKRQQQQQHSPAPPQQVQVQVQQPQQVQMQVQPQQTNAGVGQPASGESSLIKQLLLPKRGPSTPGGKLILPAPQIPPPNNARAPSPQVVYQVANNQAAGFGVQGQTPAQQLLVGQQNVQLVQSAMPPTGGVQTVPISNLQILPGPLISNSPATIFQGTSGNQVTITVVPNTSFATATVSQGNTTQLIAPAGITMSGTQAGVGLQVQTLPATQASPAGQSSCTTATPPFKGDKIICQKEEEAKEATGLHVHERKIEVMENPSCRRGTTNTSNGDTKENEMQVGSLLNGRKYSDSSLPPSNSGKIQSEANQCSLISNGPSLELGENGASGKQNSEQMDMQDIKSDLKKPLVNGICDFDKGDGSHLSKNIPNHKTSNHVGNGEISPMEPQGTLDATQQDTAKGDQLERTSNGPILTLGVSPSVSSIQEASNVATQQFSGTDLPNGPLASSLNSDVPQQRPSVVVSPHSATSVIQGHQIVAVPHSGSRVSHSPALLSDVRSTNGTAECKTVKRPAEDNDRETVTGIPNKVGVRIVTISDPNNAGCSATMVAVPAGADPSTVAKVAIESAVQQKQQHPPTYVQNVVPQNTPMTPSPAVQIQSQPNSSQPSPFSASSQHGDPVRKPGHNFMCLWQSCKKWFQTPSQVFYHAATEHGGKDVYPGQCLWEGCEPFQRQRFSFITHLQDKHCSKDALLAGLKQDEPGQAGNQKSSTKQPAVGGTSSTPRAQKAIVNHPSAALMALRRGSRNLVFRDFTDEKEGPITKHIRLTAALILKNIGKYSECGRRLLKRHENNLSVLAISNMEASSTLAKCLYELNFTVQSKEQEKDSEMLQ